ACCTCTTCCGGGCGTTCGTCAATAAGCAGGATTATTTGGTATACTTCAGGATGGTTTGCCGCAATGGCATTTGCGATATCCTTAAGTAGCATTGTTTTTCCGGTTTTTGGCTGCGAAACGATCATTCCTCTTTGTCCTTTTCCAATAGGGGAAAAAAGATCAATGACCCGGGTTGAAACCGTACTTTGCCTTTCAGCAATATTGAATTTTTCCTGGGGGAAAAGTGGGGTAAGGTGTTCAAAAGAAACCCTGTCTCTCACTACCTGTGGATCAAGCCCGTTGATCTTGCTGATCTTGATAAGCGGAAAATATTTTTCTCCCTCCTTTGGAGGTCTAACCTGGCCAAGAACCGTATCTCCGGTTTTAAGGCCAAACAACCTGATTTGTGACTGGGAAACGTAAATATCATCTGGAGAAGAAAGGTACATGTAGTCTGAAGATCTCAGGAAGCCATAGCCGTCCTGCATGATATCAAGTACTCCTTCGCTTTCTATAATTGCGTCAAACTCATAGTCGGGTTCTTTGTAGCGGTTGCGGTTATCTCGGTTGCCAGTGTCTCTGTTGCCGCTGTCGCGGTTGCTGGTATTGTCCCTGTTGCCGTTGTTATCGCGGTTTCCGCTGTCGCGGGTGTTGTCGCGATTAGTCTGGCTGCGGTTGTTATCACGCGATTCTTTATGCCTGGAATCCTTACGCTCTTTTTGCTGATTTCTGGTAGAGGAATCTTTAGGGGCCTGCTGGCGGGAAGAATCTTCTTTTTTGCCTTTTTTCTCACTCCTGTTTTCAGGTGCAGCTTTTGTTTCCTGCAGGTTTTCTTTTTGCTCCCCTTTTTGTTCTGCTTTTTTCTCAGAAGACTGTCGCTGGTCTGCAGAGATTTTTGCAGGGCTGGATTTTTCTTTTCTTGGGCGGGTTTTTCGCTGTTTCCTGGCAGAATTCTGGTCTTCCTGGGGTTGAGGTTTGCCCTCTTCATCTGTTAGTGCCTCCTGAACTTTTTGCGGATTTGCCGCCTGATAATCAAGGATTTTGTATACCAGGTCAAGCTTTTTTTGCGTACGGTATTTAGGTACCTGTAGCGTTTTGGCTATTTCCTGAAGTTCAGGCAGCTTCTTAGCCTTTAATTCTGAAATTTCAAACATGAATGTTCTTAAATAAAATTGGTCTTTGGTTTAATTAACCTTCTCGAGGAAGAATCGAAAAAATTTTGGAGTCTAAGTAACCTTTATTGAATTGGTTACGAATTGATACTGCAATTATACGATATTATTTTCAGATTATAAATATGGTTTCTAAAAAGAATCTTTTATTTTTGTGCCTCTATTGAAGGTAAATGCTACAAAGAATCCAGACAGTTTATTTATTAATTGCGGCCCTGTTTAATGCAGGATTTATTTTTATATTTAAACTGTGGAATGATTTTGCGGGGAATGCGGTGTATATCGAAGATGTTTTTTCAGCTTTGGGGTTAACGCTCGTTTCAGCTTTACTTTCAGTAATTACGATCTTTTTGTTTAGAAATAGAAAGCTTCAGTTTGTGCTGGGGCGTGTCAATATCTTATTAAACTTAATTTTACTAGGATTATTTGTCTATTGGTCCCTAACTGTATCTGGAGAAACTTCGGTTTCAGAGAAAGGTATTGGGATGCTGACTCCTGTATTTTCTATCGTTTTTTTAGTGCTGGCCAATAAGGCTATAAAAAAGGATGAAGATCTTGTAAAATCTGTGGACCGACTGCGATAAACCTTTCATCTTAGTAGTATTAGTGCGTAAAAACCCGGAGTGAAAACTTCGGGTTTTTTAGTTCCTGAAAGTTCAAAGTTTAACGTTCAAGGTTTAAAAATTAAGGGTAGCCAAAAATGCCTTTTTAAGAAGGTTTTCAAAAAAGCTTTTTTTATAAAGTTTTTTGTGAAGTGAAGCATTTAAAATTCTAGTTGCCAATTTCTAACATCTAATTTCTAAGATCTAAGATCTCACTTCTAAAATCTAACTTCTATTTTTTCCCCAGTTCAATCACCTCCAGGTCTTTAATTTCTTCCCCGTCAATTTTAAACCTCAGCATCGTCCTCATCTGGTGAAAGCCCTGTTTTCCTGCTGCGCCGGGATTCATGTGTAAAAGACCCAGTTTTTTGTCATTCATTACTTTCAGGATGTGCGAATGTCCGCTAATAAAAATTTTCGGCGGGTTGGCTTTTATTTCTTCCTTAACTGCCGGAGAGTAGCGCCCGGGATAGCCTCCAATATGGGTGATCCACACGTCTACCTCTTCGCACCTAAATCGATTGTTGAGAGGAAATTCTTTTCTTATGCCGCCGCCATCAATATTTCCGTAAACGGCTTTTAGGGGTTTTATTTCTTTAATGGCATTGCTTACCTGCAGCGTGCCAATATCTCCTGCATGCCACACTTCATCGGCTTCAGCGGTATATTTCAGGATGCGATCATCAAGATAGCCATGGGTGTCACTAAGTAGTAATATCTTTTTCATAGGGAATAATTATAGCAAGATTAATAATCTACCGCCGGGAAGAATGAGCAGTTGCCTTTAATGGCTTATCTTTGTTCCTTTAATTTGCAAAAGTAAAAATTTAGGTTGAGATATTTTTTGGAGCTGGAATTCTTCGGAAAAGCCTATCACGGCTGGCAACGACAACCTGAGGCTATAACAGTGCAGGAGGTGATTGAAAGTTCCCTTAGCACATTGCTTCAGGAAAAAATTGAAGTCCTGGGTGCCGGAAGGACAGATGCAGGAGTGCACGCGAAGCAGATCTTTGCGCATTTTAATACCGGAATAAAACTGGACAGTCAGTTTATTTTCAGGATAAATTCGCTGCTGCCAAACGATATCGCTGTTAAAGATCTTGCTGCCGTACACCCCGAAGCTCATGCCCGTTTTGATGCTGTAGCCCGTTCCTACGAATATCACATCACTACAAGGAAGAACGTGTTTCAACGTGAAACGGCATATTACTTACAGAGAGAGCTCGATGTGGAAAAGATGAATGCAGCTGCAAAGATCCTGATGGATTACACCAGCTTTAAATGTTTTTCCCGGTCCAGGACCGATGTACATACTTACAACTGCACAATAACAAGGGCAGAATGGGAACAACGCGATAACCTGCTTATCTTTCACATTACGGCCGATCGCTTTTTGCGGAATATGGTGCGGGCCATTGTGGGTACATTAGTGGAGATAGGCTTGGGAAAACGCGAAATAGACAATATGCATCACGTGATTAAAAGCGGGAACAGGAGTGAAGCGGGAGCATCTGTACCTGCACAGGGATTGTATTTAACCAGGATCTTATATCCTGAAAGTATTTTTATTTAATGGCAGCAACAACAGGAAATGCTTTTGACTTCAGATTATTTAAGCGCCTGCTTAAATATGCTTTTGCCTATAAATGGGCCTTCTACTTTGTAGCCATTGCCGCTATTTTGCTATCCTTCCTGGGGGTAATGCGCCCTTATTTACTGCAGCTCACTATTGATAACTCTATAGTGCCGCAAAATAATGATGAGCTTGTTTTTTACATAAGCCTCATGTTAGGGGTGCTGGTGCTGGAGGTGCTTTTTCAGTTTTGTTTTATTTATTTCGCCAACTGGCTGGGGCAGGAGGTAATTAGAGATTTAAGGGTCAACCTCTTTAAACACATGCTTCAGTTTAAAATGAAGTATTTTGACAACTCTGCTGTAGGCCGGCTGGTAACCCGGGCAGTAAGTGATATCGAGACCATAGCGAGTATCTTCAGCGAAGGCTTGTTCATGATCATAAGTGACCTTTTAAAAATGACAGTTATCCTGGCTTTTATGTTCTATCAAAGCTGGAGGCTCACCCTATTGGTACTGGTCGTACTGCCGTTCATTCTCTATGCCACCAGGATTTTTCAGAAAAAAATGAAATTGGCTTTTGAAGAGGTGCGCACCCAGGTGGCAAACCTGAATACATTTGTGCAGGAACGTATCACCGGGATGAAGATCGTGCAACTCTTTACCCGTGAAGAAAAAGAATACGAGAATTTTAAGGAAATTAACGATAAACACCGCAAAGGCTGGGTTAAAACGGTTTGGTACAACTCCATATTTTTCCCAATTGCCGAAATGGCTACTTCCATAACCATAGGTTTAATTGTGTGGTATGGAGGTTTACGTGTGGTTGCCGGCAGCGAAGCAATCACGCTGGGGGTAATTGTTGCCTTTGTGGAGCTGAGCCAGATGCTATTTCGGCCGTTGCGGCAAATTGCCGATAAATTCAATACGCTCCAAATGGGAATGGTGGCTGCAAACCGGGTTTTTGGAGTACTCGATACCCAATCTTCCATTCCCGACAACGGTAAAATTGAAGTAGATCACCTTAAGGGGGAAATTGAATTTAAAGATGTGAGATTTAGCTATGTGGGTGATGAAGAGGTGCTCAAAGGAATCTCTTTTAAGGCCATGGCAGGTGAAACAGTTGCTATTGTAGGGGCTACCGGGGCCGGAAAATCCACCATAATTAATCTGCTCAATCGTTCTTACGAAATTTCAAGCGGACAAATTCTTATCGACGGCATAGACGTCAAGGACATGACCTTAAAATCCCTGCGTGGGGAAATTGCAATCGTACTTCAGGATGTGTTCCTCTTTGCCGATACCATTCTCAACAATATTACTCTAAATGACCCTGATATCACTAAAGAAACGGTAGTGCAGGCAGCAAAAGATATTGGGGTAGATAACTTTATTGCGAGCCTGCCGGGAGCTTATGATTATAATGTGAAAGAGCGGGGGGTAATGTTGTCTTCAGGGCAGCGTCAATTAATCGCATTTTTGAGAGCTTACGTGAGCAATCCAAGCATTTTGGTGTTAGATGAGGCTACTTCTTCTGTCGATTCTTACAGTGAACAGCTCATCCAGGATGCTACGCTGAAGATCACCCAAGGCCGCACTTCCATAGTAATTGCCCACAGGCTGGCCACGGTGAAAAAAGCCGATAAGATTTTGGTGATGGACGCAGGAAAAATAGTGGAGATGGGAACGCATTCCCAATTGCTAAAGAAAGAGAACGGCTACTATAAAAATCTGTACGAAGTGCAATTCATGCAGGAAGAGCAAAGTCTTTAAACAAGGTCTGCCTTTAATTTCTGAACCAGGTCTTCCCGGTCTTCGTACATCACAAATTCGCCGTCTTTGATGTAAGAGATCTGTCCTGTTTCTTCACTCACTACCAGGGCCAACGCATCGGTTTTTTCGGTGATCCCAACAGCTGCCCGGTGCCTTAACCCGAAGCGCAGCGGGATGGTGCGGTCATTTGATACCGGAAGTATCACCCGTGTAGCGGTAATATAGTTGTCTTCAATGATCAAAGCCCCGTCATGCAAAATGCTATTCTTGTAAAAGATAGATTCAATGATAGGCTGGTTCACCAAAATTTTCATGGGATCTCCGCTCTGTTTAACAAAATCGAGGCTTGTATTTCTCTGTATCACGATAAGCGCACCGGTGTTGGTTCTTCCCATATTTTCACAGGCCTTCACAATCGCCTCCACATCA
This Salinimicrobium tongyeongense DNA region includes the following protein-coding sequences:
- the rho gene encoding transcription termination factor Rho produces the protein MFEISELKAKKLPELQEIAKTLQVPKYRTQKKLDLVYKILDYQAANPQKVQEALTDEEGKPQPQEDQNSARKQRKTRPRKEKSSPAKISADQRQSSEKKAEQKGEQKENLQETKAAPENRSEKKGKKEDSSRQQAPKDSSTRNQQKERKDSRHKESRDNNRSQTNRDNTRDSGNRDNNGNRDNTSNRDSGNRDTGNRDNRNRYKEPDYEFDAIIESEGVLDIMQDGYGFLRSSDYMYLSSPDDIYVSQSQIRLFGLKTGDTVLGQVRPPKEGEKYFPLIKISKINGLDPQVVRDRVSFEHLTPLFPQEKFNIAERQSTVSTRVIDLFSPIGKGQRGMIVSQPKTGKTMLLKDIANAIAANHPEVYQIILLIDERPEEVTDMQRNVKGEVIASTFDKEAHEHVRVANIVLEKAKRMVECGHDVVILLDSITRLARAYNTVQPASGKVLSGGVDANALHKPKRFFGAARNIEGGGSLSIIATALTETGSKMDEVIFEEFKGTGNMELQLDRKIANRRIFPAIDLTSSSTRRDDILLDENTLQRMWVMRKYLADMNPVEAMEFINGRITQTKNNEEFLISMNG
- a CDS encoding DUF4293 domain-containing protein, translating into MLQRIQTVYLLIAALFNAGFIFIFKLWNDFAGNAVYIEDVFSALGLTLVSALLSVITIFLFRNRKLQFVLGRVNILLNLILLGLFVYWSLTVSGETSVSEKGIGMLTPVFSIVFLVLANKAIKKDEDLVKSVDRLR
- a CDS encoding metallophosphoesterase family protein; its protein translation is MKKILLLSDTHGYLDDRILKYTAEADEVWHAGDIGTLQVSNAIKEIKPLKAVYGNIDGGGIRKEFPLNNRFRCEEVDVWITHIGGYPGRYSPAVKEEIKANPPKIFISGHSHILKVMNDKKLGLLHMNPGAAGKQGFHQMRTMLRFKIDGEEIKDLEVIELGKK
- the truA gene encoding tRNA pseudouridine(38-40) synthase TruA yields the protein MRYFLELEFFGKAYHGWQRQPEAITVQEVIESSLSTLLQEKIEVLGAGRTDAGVHAKQIFAHFNTGIKLDSQFIFRINSLLPNDIAVKDLAAVHPEAHARFDAVARSYEYHITTRKNVFQRETAYYLQRELDVEKMNAAAKILMDYTSFKCFSRSRTDVHTYNCTITRAEWEQRDNLLIFHITADRFLRNMVRAIVGTLVEIGLGKREIDNMHHVIKSGNRSEAGASVPAQGLYLTRILYPESIFI
- a CDS encoding ABC transporter ATP-binding protein is translated as MAATTGNAFDFRLFKRLLKYAFAYKWAFYFVAIAAILLSFLGVMRPYLLQLTIDNSIVPQNNDELVFYISLMLGVLVLEVLFQFCFIYFANWLGQEVIRDLRVNLFKHMLQFKMKYFDNSAVGRLVTRAVSDIETIASIFSEGLFMIISDLLKMTVILAFMFYQSWRLTLLVLVVLPFILYATRIFQKKMKLAFEEVRTQVANLNTFVQERITGMKIVQLFTREEKEYENFKEINDKHRKGWVKTVWYNSIFFPIAEMATSITIGLIVWYGGLRVVAGSEAITLGVIVAFVELSQMLFRPLRQIADKFNTLQMGMVAANRVFGVLDTQSSIPDNGKIEVDHLKGEIEFKDVRFSYVGDEEVLKGISFKAMAGETVAIVGATGAGKSTIINLLNRSYEISSGQILIDGIDVKDMTLKSLRGEIAIVLQDVFLFADTILNNITLNDPDITKETVVQAAKDIGVDNFIASLPGAYDYNVKERGVMLSSGQRQLIAFLRAYVSNPSILVLDEATSSVDSYSEQLIQDATLKITQGRTSIVIAHRLATVKKADKILVMDAGKIVEMGTHSQLLKKENGYYKNLYEVQFMQEEQSL
- the cdaA gene encoding diadenylate cyclase CdaA codes for the protein MDFLDLRILDIVDIIFIAALLYYIYKLVKGTVAVNIFIGIVIIYFVGKLTQLLRMEMLSSVLGEFIGVGMFALIVVFQQEIRKFLLMIGSTNFARRRRFLQTLKLIKDDLETPNDVEAIVKACENMGRTNTGALIVIQRNTSLDFVKQSGDPMKILVNQPIIESIFYKNSILHDGALIIEDNYITATRVILPVSNDRTIPLRFGLRHRAAVGITEKTDALALVVSEETGQISYIKDGEFVMYEDREDLVQKLKADLV